A genomic window from bacterium includes:
- a CDS encoding carbon-nitrogen hydrolase family protein: protein MAASAAPAKRIVVLSSVCLLDGKQYQTREYVLQALQQVPRRTDLVVLPHLPFLSVTERGAARSLKPFAEFAAGRKTYLAVSLAERAGGKLYYTSFLLDRGGKLVGKYRKTHRLADDPADLALGDELPVFATDFGKVGLTITTDFAFFEPYSVLAMQGADVLVWHDAPERVRDYSGHEPLLMARCLDSHCHMVAATYADPRTYITNSWDMGMPGAAWGRSMVLNRVGCPIADTGYEDGVATATVDLDKRKVEVYQPAYEAENIFFVNNYGDRAAFAPVAQPYVKPKLPAYAKRTCRLAVAWLPRQDSWQQGKKPERMLALIAKATPLKPDLVLLSEMSTKVEDATTRQVMGDVAALAKQLGAYVAIGGIGEGEQVSYLRVWDRQGQEIYAQALYWPRGYPEIKVFDTDFGRVGSHECGDLYIPEFDRTLTLLGAEIIIDASQMWGASGRTNETMLRARAIDNGVWLACAHWPTSDPSLRSLIIDPYGQVMAASTFAEEGIISYDIPLDRPRVYYSGHKAQQATPGTAGIPSYFSDNMPDQQWGWRDMMLANRRPELYGLLPTCNEVTARYRGKERP from the coding sequence ATGGCTGCTTCCGCCGCGCCCGCCAAGCGGATCGTCGTCCTGTCCTCCGTCTGCCTGCTCGATGGTAAGCAGTACCAGACAAGGGAGTACGTGCTCCAGGCCCTGCAGCAGGTCCCCAGGCGGACGGACCTGGTGGTGCTGCCGCACCTGCCGTTCCTTTCGGTGACGGAGCGAGGGGCGGCCCGGAGCCTGAAGCCCTTCGCCGAGTTCGCCGCCGGCCGCAAGACGTACCTGGCGGTGTCACTGGCCGAGCGGGCCGGCGGCAAGCTCTACTACACCTCGTTCCTGTTGGACCGGGGCGGGAAGCTCGTGGGCAAGTACCGCAAGACCCACCGCCTGGCCGATGACCCCGCTGACCTGGCTCTTGGCGACGAGCTGCCGGTGTTCGCCACCGACTTCGGCAAGGTCGGCCTGACCATCACGACCGACTTCGCCTTCTTCGAGCCCTATAGCGTGCTGGCGATGCAGGGCGCCGATGTGCTGGTGTGGCACGACGCCCCCGAGCGCGTGCGCGACTACAGCGGCCACGAGCCGCTGCTCATGGCCCGTTGCCTCGATAGCCACTGCCACATGGTGGCCGCGACGTACGCCGACCCGCGCACGTACATCACCAATAGCTGGGACATGGGCATGCCCGGGGCGGCGTGGGGGCGGAGCATGGTGCTCAACCGCGTCGGCTGCCCCATCGCCGACACGGGCTACGAGGACGGCGTGGCGACCGCGACCGTAGACCTGGACAAGCGCAAGGTGGAGGTCTACCAACCGGCGTACGAGGCGGAGAACATCTTCTTCGTCAACAACTACGGAGACCGGGCGGCGTTCGCGCCGGTGGCGCAGCCGTATGTGAAGCCAAAGCTGCCGGCCTACGCCAAGCGCACCTGCCGCCTGGCGGTCGCGTGGCTGCCGCGCCAGGACTCGTGGCAGCAGGGCAAGAAGCCGGAGCGGATGCTGGCGCTCATCGCAAAGGCCACGCCGCTGAAGCCGGACCTCGTGTTGCTGTCCGAGATGAGCACCAAGGTCGAGGATGCGACGACGCGGCAGGTCATGGGGGACGTCGCCGCGCTGGCGAAGCAACTGGGCGCGTACGTGGCCATCGGCGGCATCGGGGAGGGCGAGCAAGTCAGCTACCTGCGCGTGTGGGACCGGCAGGGGCAGGAGATCTACGCGCAGGCGCTGTACTGGCCGCGCGGCTACCCGGAGATCAAGGTGTTCGACACAGACTTCGGGCGCGTGGGGTCACACGAGTGCGGCGACCTGTACATCCCGGAGTTCGACCGCACGCTGACGCTGCTGGGCGCCGAGATCATCATTGACGCCAGCCAGATGTGGGGCGCGTCGGGCCGCACCAATGAGACGATGCTACGGGCGCGGGCCATTGACAACGGCGTGTGGCTCGCCTGCGCCCACTGGCCCACCTCCGACCCGTCGTTGCGCAGCCTCATCATTGACCCGTACGGGCAGGTCATGGCCGCCTCCACCTTCGCGGAGGAGGGCATCATCAGCTACGACATCCCCCTGGATCGGCCGCGGGTGTACTACTCGGGGCACAAGGCGCAGCAGGCCACGCCCGGCACGGCCGGTATCCCGTCATACTTCAGCGACAACATGCCCGACCAGCAGTGGGGCTGGCGCGACATGATGCTGGCCAACCGCCGGCCGGAGTTGTACGGCCTCCTGCCCACGTGCAATGAGGTGACGGCGCGGTACCGGGGGAAGGAGAGGCCGTGA
- a CDS encoding nucleotidyltransferase domain-containing protein, with translation MSLATRLIGLLREQSASLHEHPAFAEQAQVVSVALVGSLARDDFRQGGSDVDLMVVHTLGDKPAAEVGATQPLRRLVQHCGEPLLHLGAGTGVQKPFVVDCHFVDSLILATQPRWAEPSQFTLALARREIYLWLYAFDLVQYAMPLFGPSPALGVRVHEPVAYVGVVRRQLHDDLQTLAAGPQEPRPELVDRWKLLAGRVMTALALTRGGRSLKKNAVYRDFNLLAPGFPGKAFAASLWAEYLYGSVFQDRVEWLRRCRRFCEGAVEVL, from the coding sequence ATGAGTCTCGCTACTCGCCTGATCGGGTTGTTGCGCGAGCAGTCTGCTTCCCTCCACGAGCACCCGGCTTTCGCCGAGCAGGCGCAGGTCGTGTCAGTGGCGCTCGTTGGCTCATTGGCGCGTGACGACTTCCGCCAGGGCGGCAGCGACGTGGACCTGATGGTAGTGCACACCCTCGGCGACAAGCCCGCGGCCGAGGTGGGGGCCACGCAGCCGCTGCGCCGTCTGGTGCAGCACTGTGGCGAGCCGCTGCTGCACCTCGGAGCCGGCACCGGTGTGCAGAAGCCGTTCGTGGTAGACTGTCACTTTGTGGACAGCCTCATTCTGGCCACGCAGCCGCGCTGGGCCGAGCCTTCCCAGTTCACACTGGCGCTCGCCCGACGCGAGATCTACCTGTGGCTCTACGCCTTCGATCTCGTCCAGTATGCCATGCCGCTCTTCGGCCCCAGCCCCGCCCTCGGCGTCCGCGTCCATGAGCCGGTCGCGTACGTGGGCGTCGTGCGACGGCAGTTGCATGATGACCTGCAGACCCTGGCCGCCGGGCCGCAGGAGCCCAGACCCGAGCTGGTGGACCGCTGGAAACTTCTGGCCGGGCGGGTGATGACGGCCCTGGCGCTGACGCGAGGCGGTCGGAGTCTGAAGAAGAACGCCGTCTACCGGGACTTCAACCTGCTGGCCCCCGGCTTCCCGGGCAAGGCCTTCGCCGCCTCGCTCTGGGCCGAGTACCTGTATGGCTCGGTCTTCCAGGACCGTGTCGAATGGCTGCGGCGCTGCCGCCGCTTCTGCGAGGGTGCGGTCGAGGTACTCTGA
- a CDS encoding GRP family sugar transporter has protein sequence MDLIGYGLATLALVFFGLYMVPRKLTGFGDRPFVLSMTLGIVLSTTLPLLLVHHTLLPARGPGVWLALACGPLWYLGVLLYSISVSEMGLTLSTPIKNTTAVLGTLAGLIVFAEWRETRPVEALVGSVLVVASAVIIGRTGENDCRRSCLTLKGTGAAIGAAVCFAAYAVPLKAAQRAGLDTVTLVAVTGWSILPTALLALAVMDRDWRGWWRTPLREHGWAAVCGVLWVLGTVTMAEAIRRIGLAITWPFTNLNTIVTVACGILLFHEVSVRKFWKVLLLGLATGIAGVALLGLARL, from the coding sequence ATGGACCTGATCGGTTACGGGCTGGCGACGCTGGCCCTTGTTTTCTTTGGGCTGTACATGGTGCCCCGCAAGCTCACGGGCTTCGGCGACCGCCCGTTCGTGCTCAGCATGACCCTCGGCATTGTCCTGAGTACGACCCTCCCCCTCCTGCTGGTGCACCACACGCTGCTGCCCGCGCGCGGCCCCGGTGTCTGGCTGGCCCTCGCTTGCGGTCCCCTGTGGTACCTGGGCGTGCTGCTCTACAGCATCTCCGTGTCCGAGATGGGCCTGACGCTGTCGACGCCGATCAAGAACACCACGGCGGTACTGGGCACGCTGGCCGGCCTGATCGTGTTCGCCGAATGGCGTGAGACCCGGCCGGTGGAGGCGCTCGTGGGGTCGGTGCTGGTGGTCGCCTCCGCGGTCATCATCGGGCGCACGGGGGAAAACGACTGCCGTCGCAGTTGCCTGACCCTCAAGGGCACAGGCGCCGCTATCGGCGCCGCGGTGTGCTTCGCTGCCTACGCCGTGCCGCTGAAGGCCGCCCAGCGTGCCGGGCTGGACACGGTCACACTGGTGGCGGTGACAGGCTGGAGCATCCTGCCCACGGCCCTCCTGGCCCTGGCGGTCATGGACCGCGACTGGCGCGGCTGGTGGCGTACGCCGCTGCGTGAGCACGGCTGGGCCGCCGTGTGCGGGGTGCTGTGGGTGCTGGGCACGGTCACCATGGCCGAGGCCATCCGCCGCATCGGCCTGGCCATCACGTGGCCTTTCACGAATCTCAATACCATTGTCACGGTCGCCTGTGGTATCCTGCTGTTCCATGAGGTCAGCGTGCGCAAGTTCTGGAAGGTGTTGCTGCTGGGGTTGGCGACCGGCATAGCAGGGGTGGCGCTACTGGGGCTGGCGCGGCTGTGA